The Syntrophus gentianae genome contains the following window.
CATGGTCAATTATCCATATAATCTTTTTATGGACTACACAGGCGGGAATTCCAACACCTATTATTTTTATTATTATTATTACGGTGGGATGCGCTTGTGTGCCTTCTCTCGGTAGTTAAGAAAGGCCATGGGCGCAAAGCCCATGGCCTTTTAAGTTTTGGGACATGTTGGCGCTGCTGTAAGGCTTTTTTGAAATATCGATCGTTGTCCTGCTCCAGACCGGCAGTGGCAATATAAAAAACTAAACTGCTAACCTTAATAAAGGAGGATTTTTATGAATATCAAACTGTCCAACGGGAAAATGCTTCCCGTGGAAATGCACAAGATCAAGATCATCCAGCAAACGCGGCTCCCAAACGCCGATGAGCGACTGCAGGCCATGGAAGAGGCCGGGTACAATACCTTCCTGCTTCGAACCCGGAACGTCTTCCTGGATATGTTGACGGACAGTGGCACCAATGCCATGAGCGACAATCAATTAGGCGCCATGATGGTGGCCGATGACGCCTACGCCGGCAGTGAAAGCTTCTACAAGCTGCAGGATTCCGTCAAGGAGATCTTTGGCCTTCCTTATCTGCTCCCGGCGCATCAGGGTCGGGCAGCGGAACACTTGCTGGCCAAGGTTTTCGTGAAACCGGGCGATGTCGTCCCCATGAACTATCATTTCACAACCACCAAGGCCCATTTCACGCTGGCCGGGGGAACCGTTCTGGAAATCTTTACGGATGAAGCCCTGAATACGGACAGCAAAGTGCTCTTCAAAGGCAACATTGATACCGATAAATTCCTCGATGTGATCAAAACCTACGGATCAGAAAAAATTTCCTTCGTGCGCATGGAGGCCACGACCAACCTGCTCGGCGGACAGCCCTTTTCCATGGCCAATTACAAGAAGGTGAAGGAAATCGCCGCGGCAAACAACATCAAACTCGTTCTCGACGCCAGTCTGATTTCCGAACAGGCCTATTTCATCAAAGAGCGGGAAGAGAGCTATAAGGATCGTTCCGTCGCTGAGATCATCTGGGAACTGGCGGACATCGCCGATATCGTTTACCTATCGGGACGGAAGAGCTGTGCTGTACGCGGCGGGTTTATTGCGACGAAAAACAAGGAAATCTTTGATCTCATTCTTCCCTGGCTTCCCGTTTATGAAGGATTTGCAACGTATGGCGGCATGTCCACCAAAGAGATCGAGGCCATGGCCGTGGGCGTCCGTGAAATGACCCAGTACAGTGTGGCGAGCAGTTCCGCGGATATGATCCAGTATTTTGCCGAACAACTGAAAGCACGGGGCATTCCCGTGGTGACCCCTCCCGGGAGACTGGCCTGTCATATCGATGCCCGCCGCTTTCTCCCTGACATGCACCCCTCCAAGTACATTGCCGCCTCCCTGACTGCAGCGGTCTACCTTGTATCAGGGGCAAGGGGAATGGAACGGGGCACCATGTCCGAGCAACGGAATCCGGACGGCAGTGAGGTCTTTTCCGAGCTGGAACTCCTGAGGCTCGCCGTGCCGCGCCGAACCTACACCCTCGCTCACATCGATTACGTCGTTGATCGAGTGGTCTGGCTCGCAAATCACAAGGATCTGATCAAGGGATTGATCTTTTACGAGGAACCGCCCATCCTGCGCTTCTTCTTCGGCAAGATGAAGGCCATTGATAACTGGGGCGCCGAGCTTGTGGAAGCCTTCAAGAAAGATTTCGGTCCGGATCTGTAAAAAAATATACATCTTCCGTACATTTAGGGTTAAGCTCCCGA
Protein-coding sequences here:
- a CDS encoding tryptophanase; this encodes MNIKLSNGKMLPVEMHKIKIIQQTRLPNADERLQAMEEAGYNTFLLRTRNVFLDMLTDSGTNAMSDNQLGAMMVADDAYAGSESFYKLQDSVKEIFGLPYLLPAHQGRAAEHLLAKVFVKPGDVVPMNYHFTTTKAHFTLAGGTVLEIFTDEALNTDSKVLFKGNIDTDKFLDVIKTYGSEKISFVRMEATTNLLGGQPFSMANYKKVKEIAAANNIKLVLDASLISEQAYFIKEREESYKDRSVAEIIWELADIADIVYLSGRKSCAVRGGFIATKNKEIFDLILPWLPVYEGFATYGGMSTKEIEAMAVGVREMTQYSVASSSADMIQYFAEQLKARGIPVVTPPGRLACHIDARRFLPDMHPSKYIAASLTAAVYLVSGARGMERGTMSEQRNPDGSEVFSELELLRLAVPRRTYTLAHIDYVVDRVVWLANHKDLIKGLIFYEEPPILRFFFGKMKAIDNWGAELVEAFKKDFGPDL